The following are from one region of the Thermococcus cleftensis genome:
- a CDS encoding radical SAM protein → MEILSEVGDPNVAVVYIGKTSKGNIVEFVESVPTYNPAEKWVLIVSSLNGCPVGCKMCDAGFFYKGRLGLDELMEQIEYPIARRWDGKPKTRKFKVQFARMGEPSFNMAVIEAMRLLGERYENFHPSLSTIAPIGTDKFFDALLELKKEMFPTNFQLQFSIHSTSPEQRDEIIPVRKWDFERIAEYGKAFYDEGGKKITLNFALARENEVDASVIAEHFPKEYFLIKITPLNPTVSVLKNKLTNDVDLETGLPMKHRKFVDDLRRLGYDVIISVGDTRENLIGSNCGQYILRFLKERPELREAYTFARGFEFRVS, encoded by the coding sequence ATGGAGATACTGAGTGAGGTTGGCGATCCGAACGTTGCGGTCGTTTACATCGGGAAAACCTCAAAGGGCAACATAGTGGAGTTTGTAGAGTCAGTTCCGACCTACAATCCGGCCGAGAAGTGGGTGCTCATAGTATCATCGCTCAACGGCTGTCCCGTGGGCTGCAAGATGTGCGACGCAGGCTTCTTCTACAAGGGGAGGCTCGGGCTGGACGAGCTGATGGAGCAGATAGAGTACCCGATAGCCAGGCGCTGGGACGGAAAGCCAAAAACCAGGAAGTTCAAGGTGCAGTTCGCGAGAATGGGCGAGCCGAGCTTCAACATGGCCGTCATAGAGGCAATGCGGCTTTTGGGCGAGCGCTACGAGAACTTCCACCCGTCGCTCTCAACGATTGCCCCGATAGGAACCGATAAGTTCTTCGATGCCCTCCTCGAGCTCAAGAAGGAGATGTTCCCGACCAACTTCCAGCTCCAGTTCTCGATACACTCCACCAGCCCGGAGCAGAGGGACGAGATAATCCCGGTCAGGAAGTGGGACTTCGAGAGGATAGCCGAGTACGGAAAGGCCTTCTACGACGAGGGCGGCAAGAAGATCACGCTCAACTTCGCCCTGGCGAGGGAGAACGAGGTCGATGCTAGCGTAATAGCCGAGCACTTCCCGAAGGAGTACTTCCTCATCAAGATAACGCCCCTCAACCCGACGGTGAGCGTGCTAAAGAACAAGCTCACCAACGACGTGGACCTTGAGACGGGCCTTCCGATGAAGCACAGGAAGTTCGTTGATGACCTCAGGAGGCTCGGCTACGACGTCATCATCTCCGTCGGCGACACGAGGGAGAACCTCATCGGCTCGAACTGCGGCCAGTACATTCTTAGATTCCTCAAGGAGAGGCCAGAGCTTAGGGAGGCATACACATTCGCGAGGGGATTTGAGTTCAGGGTGAGCTGA
- a CDS encoding zinc metalloprotease HtpX has protein sequence MGLGLWLRTGLLMGILTGLLMGIGYLLGGPNLAFLMFLFAMLFNFITYWYSDRIVLSWYNARVVDEAEAPELYAIVRGLAERAGLPMPRIAIIPSETPNAFATGRDPKHAVVAVTTGLLRILNRDELEGVLGHELTHVKNRDILIGTIAAAMAGAIMQLAYWARWIAIFGSYDDRDGDNVLAAILIAVLAPIAAMLVQAAISRSREFLADEGGAKISGKPWALASALLKIERAVSYRPMREGNPATAHMFIVNPFKGSSLASLFSTHPPTEKRIERLRKIAEEMGYVPNF, from the coding sequence ATGGGGCTTGGACTGTGGCTCAGAACGGGCCTGCTGATGGGCATATTGACTGGTCTATTGATGGGGATAGGCTACCTCCTCGGCGGGCCCAACCTTGCCTTCCTGATGTTCCTCTTCGCCATGCTCTTCAACTTCATCACCTACTGGTACAGCGATAGAATCGTCCTGAGCTGGTACAACGCGAGGGTGGTAGATGAGGCCGAGGCTCCCGAGCTGTATGCCATAGTGAGAGGCCTCGCCGAGAGGGCTGGGCTTCCGATGCCGAGGATAGCGATAATCCCCAGCGAGACGCCAAACGCCTTCGCGACCGGGAGAGACCCGAAGCACGCTGTCGTGGCCGTGACGACGGGCCTTCTCAGAATCCTCAACAGGGACGAGCTCGAGGGTGTCCTCGGCCACGAGCTCACCCACGTCAAGAACAGGGACATTCTCATCGGAACGATAGCGGCGGCGATGGCGGGGGCAATAATGCAGCTCGCCTATTGGGCGCGCTGGATTGCGATCTTCGGTAGCTATGACGACAGGGACGGCGACAACGTCCTTGCAGCTATCCTTATAGCTGTTCTGGCTCCAATAGCAGCAATGCTCGTTCAAGCAGCTATAAGTCGCTCAAGGGAATTCCTGGCAGATGAAGGAGGGGCGAAGATAAGCGGCAAGCCCTGGGCGCTCGCGAGCGCGCTGCTGAAGATAGAACGCGCCGTCAGCTACCGGCCGATGCGCGAGGGGAACCCGGCAACTGCCCACATGTTCATCGTAAACCCGTTCAAAGGAAGCAGCCTGGCGAGCCTCTTCTCAACGCACCCGCCAACCGAGAAGAGGATTGAGCGCCTCAGGAAGATAGCGGAGGAGATGGGCTACGTTCCCAACTTCTGA
- a CDS encoding amidohydrolase codes for MKAVKANLLYDGLGNVLRDVYVVFDRDIVDVTKEKPKEAEIMAEGVVTPAFIDGHSHIGMDRYGEPYQEGEANEQMDAVLPLVDALYSIYMDDKAFKHSIEFGVLYSSVLPGSGNIIGGKAVFIKNYGRDIEEAFIKYAGVKAAFGYNPRSTTSWKGTRPSTRMGAIGILLSWLIKTQKTIALLEKGKKEPEEVEPTVEALIPVLKGEVPLRVHVHKEDDIAALLMIKRKFGLNITIEHAGDVHSRETFEKIKREGVPVIYGPFDAHPYKVELKHEDWKNARYLLEVRPLFGLMSDHPVTLQANLYLQLRHFIRLGMSKGEAIKVITHNNAKILGVDDKLGSVERGKWASLVVWNGDPFHLENYPTHVFAEGELIHEADY; via the coding sequence GTGAAAGCCGTGAAGGCCAATCTTCTCTACGACGGTCTGGGGAACGTTCTGAGGGACGTCTACGTCGTTTTTGATAGAGACATCGTTGACGTGACGAAGGAGAAGCCGAAGGAAGCCGAGATAATGGCCGAGGGCGTCGTAACGCCTGCCTTCATAGACGGCCACAGTCACATCGGAATGGATCGCTACGGCGAACCCTACCAGGAGGGCGAGGCCAACGAGCAGATGGACGCTGTTCTCCCACTCGTCGATGCGCTCTACTCGATTTACATGGACGACAAGGCCTTCAAGCACTCGATAGAGTTCGGCGTCCTCTACTCGTCGGTTCTGCCAGGGAGCGGGAACATCATCGGTGGAAAGGCCGTCTTCATCAAGAACTACGGGCGCGACATTGAGGAGGCCTTCATCAAGTACGCCGGCGTTAAGGCCGCCTTCGGCTACAACCCGCGCTCGACAACGAGCTGGAAGGGGACGAGGCCGAGCACGAGAATGGGCGCGATAGGAATCCTCCTAAGCTGGCTCATCAAGACCCAGAAGACGATAGCGCTCCTTGAGAAGGGCAAGAAGGAGCCGGAGGAGGTCGAGCCCACCGTTGAAGCCCTGATTCCTGTCCTGAAGGGCGAGGTTCCCCTCCGCGTCCACGTCCACAAGGAGGACGACATCGCGGCGCTGCTCATGATAAAGCGGAAGTTTGGGCTGAATATAACCATTGAGCACGCCGGCGACGTCCACAGCAGGGAGACCTTCGAGAAGATAAAGAGGGAAGGCGTTCCGGTCATCTACGGCCCCTTCGACGCCCACCCGTACAAGGTTGAGCTGAAGCACGAGGACTGGAAAAACGCCCGCTACCTGCTCGAGGTCAGGCCCCTCTTCGGGCTGATGAGCGACCACCCGGTCACGCTCCAGGCCAACCTCTACCTCCAGCTCAGGCACTTCATAAGGCTCGGCATGAGCAAGGGGGAGGCGATAAAGGTCATCACCCACAACAACGCGAAGATACTCGGCGTTGATGATAAGCTTGGAAGCGTAGAGAGGGGCAAGTGGGCCTCGCTCGTCGTCTGGAACGGCGACCCCTTCCACCTGGAGAACTACCCGACGCACGTCTTCGCGGAGGGCGAGCTGATTCACGAGGCTGACTATTAG
- a CDS encoding Kae1-associated kinase Bud32, whose amino-acid sequence MELIKQGAEAKIYLAGFGEYFGAELIPGEMVIVKHRIPKRYRIREIDEKLRKERTVREARVLHRAKDFGVNCPHVYEVNLRDMVIAMEYIDGKRLKEHLEEVPMEERLSLCREIGRQIGRLHEAGIVHGDLTTSNMILRGGRIYLIDFGLADFDPTLEAQGVDLHLLKRAMESTHYTWFEEGFEAVLEGYAEIRGREKAEEVKAKIEEIESRGRYRERSWVG is encoded by the coding sequence ATGGAGCTGATAAAGCAGGGGGCCGAGGCCAAGATATACCTGGCTGGATTCGGAGAGTACTTTGGAGCCGAGCTCATTCCAGGTGAGATGGTCATCGTCAAGCACAGGATTCCGAAGCGCTACCGGATAAGGGAGATAGACGAGAAGCTGAGGAAGGAGAGGACGGTGAGAGAAGCCAGGGTTCTCCACCGCGCCAAGGACTTCGGCGTGAACTGCCCCCACGTTTACGAGGTCAATCTGAGGGACATGGTAATCGCAATGGAGTACATCGACGGGAAGAGACTGAAGGAGCACCTCGAAGAGGTTCCCATGGAGGAGAGGCTCTCCCTCTGCCGCGAAATCGGGAGGCAGATTGGAAGGCTCCACGAGGCGGGGATAGTCCACGGTGACCTAACGACGAGCAACATGATACTCCGCGGAGGAAGGATTTACCTGATAGACTTCGGCCTGGCCGACTTCGACCCCACCCTGGAGGCCCAGGGCGTCGATCTGCATCTCCTCAAGAGGGCCATGGAGAGCACGCACTACACCTGGTTCGAGGAGGGGTTTGAGGCGGTTCTGGAGGGTTATGCTGAGATCAGGGGCAGGGAGAAGGCAGAGGAAGTCAAAGCCAAGATAGAAGAGATCGAGAGCCGCGGCAGGTACAGGGAGAGGAGCTGGGTCGGGTAA
- the thsB gene encoding thermosome subunit beta → MAQLSGQPVVILPEGTQRYVGRDAQRLNILAARIIAETVRTTLGPKGMDKMLVDSLGDVVVTNDGATILDRIDLQHPAAKMMVEVAKTQDKEAGDGTTTAVVIAGELLRKAEELLDQNIHPSIIVKGYTMAAEKAQEILEEIAIEVTPDDEGTLMKIAMTSITGKNAESHKELFARLAVEAVKQVAEKKDGKYVVDIDNIKIEKKAGESVEESELVRGVVIDKERVHPRMPTKVENAKIALINEALEVKKTETDAKINITSPDQLMSFLEQEEKMLKEMVDQIAATGANVLFVQKGIDDLAQHYLAKYGIMAVRRVKKSDMEKLAKATGAKIVTNVKDLTPEDLGYAELVEERKIAGESMIFVEGCKNPKAVTILIRGGTEHVIDEVERALEDAIKVVKDVMEDGYVLPAGGAGEIELSIRLDEYAKAVGGKEALAIEAFAEALKIIPKTLAENAGLDTVEMLVRVISEHKNRGKSIGIDVFEGEPADMLAKGIIEPLRVKKQAIKSASEAAIMILRIDDVIAAKISKPEGGQGGGMPGGMGGMGGMDMGMGM, encoded by the coding sequence ATGGCACAGCTCAGCGGACAGCCGGTTGTTATTCTGCCTGAGGGGACCCAGAGGTACGTTGGAAGGGACGCCCAGAGGCTCAACATTCTCGCCGCGAGGATAATCGCGGAGACTGTTAGAACGACCCTTGGACCCAAGGGAATGGACAAGATGCTCGTTGACAGCCTCGGTGACGTCGTTGTCACCAACGATGGAGCCACTATACTTGACAGGATCGACCTCCAGCACCCTGCTGCTAAGATGATGGTTGAGGTCGCCAAGACCCAGGACAAGGAGGCTGGTGACGGTACCACCACCGCCGTCGTCATCGCCGGCGAGCTCCTCAGGAAGGCCGAGGAGCTCCTCGACCAGAACATACACCCCAGCATCATCGTCAAGGGCTACACTATGGCGGCCGAGAAGGCCCAGGAGATACTCGAGGAGATAGCCATCGAGGTTACCCCGGACGACGAGGGGACCCTCATGAAGATAGCCATGACTTCGATCACCGGCAAGAACGCCGAGAGCCACAAGGAGCTCTTCGCCAGGCTCGCCGTCGAGGCGGTTAAGCAGGTGGCGGAGAAGAAGGACGGGAAGTACGTCGTGGACATAGACAACATCAAGATAGAGAAGAAGGCCGGTGAGAGCGTCGAGGAGAGCGAGCTCGTTCGCGGCGTCGTCATCGACAAGGAGCGCGTGCACCCGAGAATGCCAACCAAGGTCGAGAACGCCAAGATAGCTCTCATCAACGAGGCCCTCGAGGTCAAGAAGACCGAGACCGATGCCAAGATAAACATTACCAGCCCGGACCAGCTCATGAGCTTCCTTGAGCAGGAGGAGAAGATGCTCAAGGAAATGGTCGACCAGATAGCCGCCACCGGTGCGAATGTTCTCTTCGTCCAGAAGGGCATCGACGACCTCGCCCAGCACTACCTCGCCAAGTACGGCATAATGGCCGTTCGCAGGGTCAAGAAGAGCGACATGGAGAAGCTCGCGAAAGCTACTGGCGCCAAGATCGTCACCAACGTCAAGGACCTCACTCCGGAAGACCTCGGCTACGCCGAGCTCGTTGAGGAGCGCAAGATCGCCGGCGAGAGTATGATCTTCGTCGAGGGCTGCAAGAACCCGAAGGCCGTCACCATACTCATCAGGGGCGGCACCGAGCACGTCATCGATGAGGTTGAGCGCGCCCTGGAAGATGCCATCAAGGTCGTCAAGGACGTCATGGAGGACGGCTACGTCCTTCCGGCCGGTGGCGCCGGCGAGATAGAGCTCAGCATAAGGCTCGACGAGTACGCCAAGGCCGTCGGCGGCAAGGAGGCCCTCGCCATCGAGGCCTTTGCAGAGGCCCTCAAGATAATCCCGAAGACCCTCGCGGAGAACGCGGGCCTTGACACCGTTGAGATGCTCGTGAGGGTCATCAGCGAGCACAAGAACAGGGGCAAGAGCATCGGCATCGACGTCTTCGAGGGCGAGCCGGCGGACATGCTCGCCAAGGGCATCATCGAGCCACTCCGCGTCAAGAAGCAGGCCATCAAGAGCGCCAGCGAGGCTGCGATAATGATACTCCGCATCGACGATGTCATCGCCGCCAAGATAAGCAAGCCCGAGGGCGGCCAGGGCGGCGGAATGCCCGGTGGCATGGGCGGAATGGGCGGTATGGATATGGGAATGGGCATGTGA
- a CDS encoding NAD(P)/FAD-dependent oxidoreductase → MALVGIIGAGIGGIATAVQLARYGIESVIFERDRIGGLIRNAYSVENTMFFPDGIKGEKVVEILEEYVRKYDLKILYEEVRAVKKAGGLFEVETAGGVHRFKYLVVATGTRPRRLPFDGITYHVAEVPERHYGRVLIIGGGDVAFDYALTMSERSDEVIILMRSEPKALPYLQELVKKRSNIRTLMGQVREIRPINGKQKLLARTSAGNFEVELVLGAIGRVPNIELVQGIEDDNLFLVGDVKNGIYRQTALAIADGIKTAMVIWRRERYGDTE, encoded by the coding sequence ATGGCTCTCGTCGGGATAATCGGGGCCGGAATAGGGGGCATAGCGACGGCGGTGCAGCTGGCGCGCTACGGGATAGAGAGCGTGATTTTCGAGCGCGACCGAATAGGTGGGCTGATAAGGAACGCCTACTCCGTCGAGAACACGATGTTCTTCCCGGACGGAATCAAGGGCGAGAAAGTTGTCGAAATCCTTGAGGAATACGTGAGAAAGTACGATCTGAAAATCCTCTACGAGGAAGTTAGGGCCGTTAAGAAGGCCGGCGGACTCTTTGAAGTTGAAACCGCGGGCGGGGTTCACCGTTTCAAGTACCTCGTGGTGGCAACAGGAACGAGGCCGAGAAGGCTCCCCTTCGATGGGATAACCTACCACGTCGCCGAAGTTCCGGAGAGACACTACGGGAGGGTTCTCATCATCGGCGGCGGCGATGTGGCCTTTGACTACGCGCTGACAATGAGCGAGAGGAGCGACGAGGTGATAATCCTCATGAGGAGCGAACCGAAGGCCCTGCCCTACCTCCAGGAACTCGTGAAGAAACGCTCAAACATCAGGACGCTGATGGGACAGGTTCGGGAAATAAGGCCTATAAACGGGAAGCAAAAGCTTTTAGCCAGAACGAGCGCCGGCAACTTTGAGGTAGAGCTAGTGCTCGGTGCCATCGGCAGGGTGCCGAACATCGAGCTGGTCCAGGGCATCGAAGACGATAACCTTTTCCTGGTCGGGGACGTCAAGAACGGAATCTACCGCCAGACGGCCCTGGCGATAGCGGACGGAATAAAAACCGCGATGGTGATATGGAGGAGGGAGAGGTATGGAGATACTGAGTGA
- a CDS encoding nucleotidyltransferase domain-containing protein gives MNLMEQLHRDFREFKDSCMGILLYGSHARGEATRRSDVDVCLVKPKPGVYERVLQKLGGKYDVKVFEELPLYVQIDIIRNHRVVYGDELELSEYFYRFRKLWRDMEHRIRENQFESVREKAKLRRRAREKAKVLREA, from the coding sequence ATGAACCTCATGGAGCAACTCCACAGGGACTTTCGGGAGTTCAAAGACTCCTGCATGGGGATTCTCCTCTACGGCTCTCACGCGAGGGGGGAAGCAACGAGGAGAAGCGACGTTGATGTGTGCCTCGTCAAGCCAAAACCCGGAGTTTATGAGAGGGTTCTCCAGAAGCTCGGAGGGAAGTACGACGTTAAAGTCTTCGAGGAGCTTCCACTATACGTTCAGATTGATATCATCAGGAATCATAGGGTTGTATACGGTGATGAGCTTGAGCTTTCGGAGTACTTCTACCGGTTCAGGAAGCTGTGGCGGGACATGGAACACCGGATAAGGGAGAATCAGTTTGAGAGCGTGAGGGAAAAGGCAAAGCTGAGGAGGCGTGCCCGTGAGAAGGCAAAGGTACTTAGAGAAGCTTGA
- a CDS encoding P-loop NTPase family protein, with translation MALKLNPEAKAIYRSIREEIKKRLVLSGSSPILDDFEPVSSLDEILKRQAYLRENLPRVGSELRGHLKRIKPIKFRRDYLHDRILIVDEEEIESARELGLCEVSANPEDSEGYPIVLSTLGYGIDVELVPSQIAPELYIMPLWENRETLEALAEIGELTGRKSVAPRILEALRKLGEVMERRKLLDSLEELIAERELELNEQIEEKLEKFSLTLSGKELLEFLSQLKAGNYETIFRHFGEVEGEILDLINEAEKELSESLGITVELFSREELYPVTVPPERVEMLREELERELKVELYLRSREVLEEIRPLLPRLREELERVHELDFLLAVKEFTAGFTFPEPWEGGLAFINGRHLFIENPQPVSYVVGKRPEGFSVPGSENVRDEGIVILTGANSGGKTSLLELITQIEVLFHMGLPVPAERAWVEPLDELFFFRRKRSAYGAGAFETALRSFVRALKSEGKKLILIDEFEAITEPGAAVKIIGELLKIAHEKGFHVVIVSHLGEDLRKELPFARVDGIEARGLDERLNLIVDRQPVFGKLGRSTPELIVESLARKKRGKEREIFERVLRAFRQE, from the coding sequence ATGGCGCTCAAGCTCAACCCCGAGGCTAAGGCGATATACCGCTCAATCCGCGAGGAGATAAAGAAACGGCTAGTCCTTTCTGGGAGCTCCCCAATCCTCGATGATTTTGAGCCGGTCTCAAGCCTAGACGAGATTCTCAAGAGGCAGGCTTATCTCCGCGAGAACCTCCCCAGGGTTGGCTCCGAACTGAGGGGGCACCTGAAGAGGATTAAGCCCATCAAGTTCCGCCGCGACTACCTCCACGACAGGATTCTAATAGTCGATGAGGAGGAGATTGAGAGTGCCCGGGAACTCGGTCTCTGCGAGGTCTCCGCGAACCCTGAGGATTCGGAGGGCTACCCGATAGTCCTCAGCACATTAGGCTATGGCATTGACGTCGAGCTCGTCCCCTCCCAGATAGCCCCGGAGCTGTACATCATGCCCCTCTGGGAGAACAGGGAGACTCTCGAAGCGCTGGCCGAGATAGGCGAACTGACCGGCCGGAAGAGCGTCGCCCCCCGGATTCTTGAGGCACTGAGGAAACTTGGCGAAGTCATGGAAAGGCGAAAGCTCCTCGATAGCCTTGAGGAGCTAATAGCCGAGAGGGAGCTCGAGCTGAACGAGCAGATTGAGGAGAAGCTGGAGAAGTTCAGCCTCACCTTGAGCGGGAAGGAGTTGCTCGAGTTCCTCAGCCAGTTGAAGGCCGGGAACTACGAGACCATATTCCGCCACTTCGGAGAGGTCGAGGGCGAGATTCTCGATCTGATAAACGAGGCCGAGAAAGAACTCAGTGAGAGTCTCGGTATCACGGTGGAGCTCTTCTCCCGCGAGGAGCTTTATCCGGTAACCGTCCCCCCTGAGAGGGTCGAGATGCTCCGTGAGGAGCTGGAGAGGGAGCTCAAGGTCGAGCTTTACCTCAGGAGCAGGGAGGTCCTTGAGGAGATTAGGCCCCTGCTACCGAGACTCAGGGAGGAGCTGGAGCGGGTTCACGAGCTGGACTTCCTGCTGGCCGTGAAGGAGTTCACCGCTGGATTCACCTTCCCGGAACCGTGGGAGGGGGGATTGGCCTTCATCAACGGCCGGCACCTCTTCATCGAGAACCCTCAGCCGGTCAGCTACGTCGTCGGGAAGAGGCCTGAGGGTTTCAGCGTGCCCGGCTCGGAGAACGTCCGCGACGAGGGAATCGTGATCCTCACCGGTGCCAACAGCGGCGGTAAGACGAGTCTTCTGGAGCTTATCACCCAGATTGAAGTTCTGTTCCACATGGGGCTCCCGGTTCCTGCTGAGAGGGCCTGGGTCGAGCCCCTCGATGAGCTCTTCTTCTTCAGGCGGAAGAGGAGCGCCTACGGTGCCGGGGCGTTTGAGACTGCCTTACGCTCCTTCGTCCGTGCCCTGAAAAGCGAAGGGAAAAAACTGATACTCATCGACGAGTTCGAGGCCATAACCGAGCCGGGTGCCGCTGTCAAGATAATCGGCGAACTCCTCAAAATAGCCCACGAGAAGGGCTTCCACGTCGTCATAGTGTCGCACCTCGGCGAGGACCTCAGGAAAGAGCTCCCCTTCGCGAGGGTCGATGGGATAGAGGCGAGGGGTTTGGACGAGAGGCTCAACCTCATCGTCGACAGGCAGCCGGTCTTTGGAAAGCTCGGCAGGAGCACGCCGGAGCTAATAGTTGAGAGCCTCGCGAGGAAAAAGCGCGGGAAGGAAAGGGAGATTTTCGAGAGGGTTCTACGGGCTTTCAGGCAGGAGTGA
- the hepT gene encoding type VII toxin-antitoxin system HepT family RNase toxin — protein sequence MRRQRYLEKLERFEEEYEFIKNHEMRDEVTQRALLYSLQLCVDIAMDIVAMLVKDLGMTVEDDYTNIERLSRDGVISEADASLLRSYNGLRNAIVHKYNRLNLDIVKEALQRIDELYEIVLTLIEKYEKLEG from the coding sequence GTGAGAAGGCAAAGGTACTTAGAGAAGCTTGAGAGGTTCGAGGAGGAATACGAGTTCATAAAGAACCACGAAATGAGAGACGAGGTTACTCAGAGGGCACTGCTTTACTCCCTCCAGCTTTGCGTGGATATCGCGATGGACATCGTTGCGATGCTTGTTAAGGACCTTGGAATGACGGTCGAAGACGATTACACAAACATCGAACGGCTTAGTAGAGATGGAGTTATCTCAGAAGCCGATGCAAGTCTTCTCAGGTCATATAACGGGCTGAGAAACGCCATAGTTCACAAGTACAATAGGTTGAACCTTGACATCGTGAAAGAGGCCCTCCAGAGGATTGACGAGCTATACGAGATAGTCCTGACTCTCATAGAAAAATACGAAAAGCTGGAAGGCTAA
- a CDS encoding M48 family metalloprotease encodes MGMKIWLFIRTTFMIALLTGLLMAMGYLLGGARWMTYMFWFAVIMSFLAFWYSDKLVIKMMKAKPVSREEAPELYEIVEKLSKRAGLPMPRIAIIDDPTPNAFATGRNAKHALVTVTTGILELLDRDELEGVLGHELTHIKNHDILVGTIAGALAGAVVYIAYFTKYLAFFKAIFGDLSLDRFFYALLIAITAPIAAIIIRSAISRRREFAADEGGARLSGKPWALASALLKLDEAVKKLQKEAEAKKKKPLGNPGLAHLFIVNHFEGDRVSRLFATHPPTEERIAHLREIAKEMGVEFPY; translated from the coding sequence ATGGGAATGAAAATCTGGCTGTTCATCAGGACAACGTTCATGATAGCCCTCCTGACGGGCCTTCTGATGGCCATGGGCTACCTCCTCGGTGGAGCGAGATGGATGACCTACATGTTCTGGTTCGCCGTCATAATGAGCTTCCTCGCCTTCTGGTACAGCGACAAGCTCGTAATCAAGATGATGAAGGCAAAGCCCGTCAGTAGGGAGGAGGCGCCCGAGCTGTACGAGATAGTTGAGAAGCTCAGCAAGAGGGCGGGCCTTCCGATGCCCAGGATAGCTATAATCGACGACCCGACGCCGAACGCCTTCGCAACGGGAAGGAACGCCAAGCACGCTCTCGTGACTGTGACGACAGGAATCCTCGAACTCCTTGACAGGGACGAGCTTGAGGGCGTCCTTGGCCACGAGCTGACCCACATAAAGAACCATGACATACTCGTCGGCACCATCGCCGGCGCACTGGCGGGTGCGGTCGTCTACATAGCCTACTTCACCAAGTACCTCGCCTTCTTCAAGGCCATATTCGGCGACCTCAGCCTCGACAGGTTCTTTTACGCCCTGCTGATTGCCATAACTGCTCCGATAGCGGCGATAATAATCCGCTCGGCGATAAGCAGGCGCAGGGAGTTCGCGGCCGATGAGGGAGGAGCAAGGCTTAGTGGCAAACCCTGGGCGCTCGCGAGCGCACTGCTGAAGCTCGACGAGGCGGTAAAGAAGCTCCAGAAGGAGGCGGAGGCGAAGAAGAAAAAGCCCCTCGGCAACCCTGGGCTGGCCCACCTCTTCATCGTGAACCACTTCGAGGGCGACCGCGTTTCGAGGCTCTTCGCCACCCACCCGCCCACCGAGGAGAGGATAGCTCACCTCCGCGAGATAGCGAAGGAGATGGGCGTCGAGTTCCCCTACTGA
- a CDS encoding ATP-binding protein, translating to MEDRILTSLVATSRRLMAWAKKFPKKRFLYPELKRIDEEYYVGIKGLRGVGKTVLMLQLAMETEKSIYFSADSTLIKPFSLYEVVKALSSLGYRNVFIDEIHRKPDWAEDVKTLYDEHEVRIFFSGSSAVDILHSGADLSRRVVLKELPPASFREWLNIRKGMDIPVHSMEEVISRPFDMTEMYMELHALWTEYMERGGVLYPESGFYDALENSIRKVILEDLSALREISVKYETDAYRLLYLVAKSAPFEVNYSSIAKGLGVSKNMAIRLVEDLSKAGLLYTLQPCGSVRKEPKLYLTVPLRMFFAKKGFSIHLGALREEFFVNHVRWISQPCYLKGKRGEKTADFKVGDWIIEVGGEKKRRYQRPDYIAVDGLLTGNGRIPLFLFGLIY from the coding sequence ATGGAGGACAGAATATTAACTTCCCTGGTAGCAACGAGCCGGCGGTTGATGGCGTGGGCGAAAAAATTTCCAAAGAAGCGCTTTCTTTACCCGGAACTAAAAAGGATAGACGAGGAATACTACGTCGGCATCAAGGGACTTCGGGGCGTTGGCAAAACGGTTCTAATGCTCCAGCTTGCCATGGAAACGGAGAAGAGCATATATTTCTCTGCGGATTCCACACTTATAAAGCCCTTCTCCCTCTACGAGGTTGTCAAGGCTCTCTCCAGCCTCGGATACAGGAACGTCTTCATAGACGAAATCCATAGAAAACCCGATTGGGCGGAAGACGTAAAAACTCTGTACGACGAGCATGAAGTCAGGATATTCTTTTCAGGGTCATCTGCCGTTGATATCCTTCACTCCGGAGCGGACCTGTCCCGTAGGGTCGTGCTGAAGGAACTGCCGCCGGCATCGTTTAGGGAGTGGCTGAACATTCGAAAGGGTATGGATATCCCCGTCCACTCAATGGAAGAAGTGATTTCCAGACCGTTTGACATGACAGAGATGTACATGGAACTTCACGCCCTCTGGACGGAGTACATGGAGAGGGGTGGTGTCCTCTACCCGGAGAGCGGGTTCTACGATGCCCTCGAAAACTCCATCAGAAAGGTTATACTCGAGGACCTATCCGCGCTGAGGGAAATCAGCGTGAAGTACGAGACAGATGCATACCGCCTGCTCTATCTCGTGGCTAAATCTGCTCCCTTTGAGGTGAATTATTCCTCAATAGCCAAGGGGCTGGGCGTCTCAAAGAACATGGCCATAAGGCTCGTTGAGGACCTCTCCAAGGCAGGTTTGCTATACACCCTCCAGCCCTGCGGTAGCGTAAGAAAGGAGCCAAAGCTCTACCTTACAGTTCCACTCAGAATGTTCTTTGCCAAAAAGGGCTTCAGCATTCACCTGGGTGCCTTGAGGGAGGAGTTCTTCGTGAACCACGTGAGGTGGATCTCCCAGCCGTGCTACCTAAAGGGAAAGCGGGGTGAAAAAACCGCGGACTTTAAAGTTGGAGACTGGATAATAGAAGTTGGTGGTGAGAAGAAGAGGAGATATCAGAGGCCGGATTACATAGCCGTGGACGGACTGCTGACCGGAAACGGCAGGATTCCGCTCTTCCTTTTTGGCTTGATATATTGA